One region of Synechococcus elongatus PCC 11801 genomic DNA includes:
- a CDS encoding FGGY-family carbohydrate kinase — protein MVVALGLDFGTSGARAIACDFGCDRSVSASVAFPQNSQDWPTVWREALWQLLIGIPADWRSRIERIAIDGTSGTVLLCDRAGQPQTDPLLYNQACPIDLVELADWVPADHAALNSSSSLAKLVFWQHQLGALPRDWQILSQADWLAMQLHGRSQQSDYHNALKLGYLPDRDRFSETLLDSELGSLLPVVHEPGVAIGSILPAIAKNLGFPSDCQICAGTTDSIAAFLASGAQQPGEAVTSLGSTIVLKLLSQVAVSDRQTGVYSHKLGDLWLTGGASNCGGVTLRQFFTDAELADLSQQIDPTQASGLNYYPLPSKGERFPIADPDRQPHLEPRPAHPVQFLHGLLEGLTRVEALGYQRLKNLGTTPLRRIWTAGGGAQNPVWQQLRQQMIGVPIAIAPNTEAAYGSARLAAFGLNHFRDQC, from the coding sequence GTGGTCGTTGCCCTTGGCCTCGACTTCGGTACCTCTGGAGCCCGAGCGATCGCCTGCGACTTTGGCTGCGATCGCTCGGTTTCTGCGTCAGTAGCATTTCCGCAGAACAGCCAAGACTGGCCAACCGTTTGGCGCGAGGCTCTGTGGCAACTGCTCATTGGCATTCCCGCTGACTGGCGATCGCGGATTGAACGAATTGCGATCGATGGCACATCAGGGACAGTATTGCTCTGCGATCGTGCTGGTCAGCCCCAAACCGATCCATTGCTCTACAACCAAGCCTGCCCGATTGATCTGGTGGAGCTGGCGGACTGGGTACCAGCAGATCATGCCGCGCTCAATTCGAGCTCTTCGCTGGCGAAACTAGTTTTTTGGCAGCACCAGTTGGGTGCTTTGCCGAGAGACTGGCAAATCCTGTCGCAGGCAGATTGGCTGGCGATGCAGCTGCATGGCCGCAGCCAGCAAAGCGATTATCACAACGCCCTGAAGCTGGGCTACTTGCCCGATCGCGATCGCTTCAGTGAGACTTTGCTGGATTCAGAGCTAGGCTCGCTCTTACCGGTTGTCCATGAACCAGGAGTTGCGATCGGTTCAATTTTGCCGGCGATCGCCAAAAACCTAGGCTTTCCGTCAGACTGTCAGATTTGCGCGGGCACAACTGATAGCATTGCCGCTTTTCTGGCCAGTGGGGCGCAACAACCTGGTGAAGCCGTGACTTCTCTCGGCTCTACGATCGTTCTGAAATTGCTGAGTCAGGTGGCAGTCAGCGATCGCCAGACCGGTGTATACAGCCATAAACTCGGTGATCTCTGGCTGACCGGTGGCGCTTCCAATTGCGGTGGCGTGACCCTACGACAGTTTTTTACTGATGCGGAGCTGGCGGACCTTAGCCAACAAATCGACCCCACCCAAGCGAGTGGACTTAATTACTATCCGCTACCGAGCAAAGGCGAACGGTTCCCGATCGCAGATCCCGATCGCCAGCCTCACTTAGAACCCCGTCCTGCTCATCCAGTGCAGTTTTTACACGGACTGCTCGAAGGACTCACGCGGGTTGAAGCTTTGGGCTATCAGCGCTTAAAGAACTTGGGTACAACGCCACTTCGACGGATTTGGACAGCGGGCGGCGGCGCCCAAAATCCTGTTTGGCAACAACTTCGTCAGCAGATGATCGGCGTTCCCATTGCGATCGCCCCAAACACCGAAGCGGCCTACGGATCTGCCCGTCTAGCCGCTTTTGGTCTCAATCACTTTCGCGATCAGTGCTAG
- a CDS encoding agmatine deiminase family protein — protein sequence MNQKLSRFLKYSWGYVLMACSLAIALVFSNPVKAKLPLGDRPTWGNAVTETSPAYRQALSQAKTFRMPAEFEPIASIWMAYPTYENREGYPSQVVQEAMVKAIAPTVKIDFLLNESEEEAIVNGWLKTAGIPASQVRYHVVPHEDLWIRDMGPIFAVNTNQTQVVDFGFNAWSYLAATDPVAMTDEQVDRKVAGDLDLPILRSSLISEGGNREFNGKGTLMLTEAVELQRNPGLTKQEIETELKRVFNLKKVIWLKEGVIDDELSYRGKLPDGSLTVLATGGHIDEYARFVDPNTILLAEVTAEERATDPLAAINYQRLEENLKILQAATDQDGKPFRIVRIPAAKPIHVTMTQKDSIFQALQELTFEDSTVIQDDDQIKTILAASYLNFVIANDVVIIPSYWQPGRDLEYQQKDQAALAVFESVFPNKKIVMINPENINAGGGGMHCIVQQQAVVDEAITK from the coding sequence ATGAATCAGAAGTTGAGCCGGTTCCTCAAATACTCTTGGGGCTATGTTTTGATGGCTTGTTCGCTCGCGATCGCACTAGTGTTCAGCAACCCTGTTAAAGCAAAGTTACCACTAGGCGATCGCCCAACTTGGGGAAATGCTGTCACAGAAACTAGCCCTGCTTACCGGCAAGCACTCAGCCAAGCAAAGACGTTTCGGATGCCGGCTGAGTTTGAACCGATCGCCTCAATCTGGATGGCTTATCCAACCTATGAAAATCGGGAGGGTTATCCATCTCAGGTAGTGCAGGAAGCGATGGTCAAAGCGATCGCACCAACAGTCAAAATTGATTTTCTATTGAATGAATCTGAAGAAGAAGCGATCGTGAATGGTTGGCTCAAAACAGCAGGGATTCCAGCTAGCCAAGTTCGCTATCACGTGGTTCCTCACGAGGACCTTTGGATTCGCGATATGGGCCCGATTTTTGCAGTGAATACGAATCAAACTCAAGTTGTTGATTTTGGCTTCAATGCTTGGAGTTATCTTGCTGCCACTGATCCAGTAGCGATGACTGATGAACAGGTCGATCGCAAGGTGGCTGGCGATCTTGATTTGCCCATTCTTCGCTCGAGCTTAATTAGTGAGGGCGGCAATCGAGAATTTAATGGCAAAGGCACATTGATGCTGACAGAAGCGGTCGAGCTACAGCGCAATCCTGGTCTAACTAAACAAGAGATTGAGACGGAACTAAAACGGGTCTTTAATCTTAAAAAAGTGATTTGGCTGAAGGAAGGTGTCATCGATGACGAACTGTCCTATCGTGGTAAGTTGCCAGATGGGAGTCTGACAGTATTAGCGACCGGTGGCCATATTGATGAATATGCGCGTTTCGTTGATCCCAATACGATTTTATTGGCGGAAGTAACTGCAGAAGAACGAGCGACTGATCCCCTGGCTGCAATCAACTATCAGCGGCTGGAGGAGAATTTGAAAATTCTGCAAGCTGCGACCGATCAGGATGGAAAGCCCTTTCGAATCGTTCGGATTCCTGCGGCTAAGCCCATTCACGTGACCATGACTCAAAAAGATTCCATCTTTCAGGCTCTGCAAGAACTCACGTTTGAAGATAGCACCGTGATTCAAGATGATGATCAGATCAAAACAATTTTGGCCGCTAGCTATCTGAACTTTGTCATCGCCAATGATGTTGTGATTATTCCTAGCTACTGGCAGCCGGGTCGTGATTTGGAATATCAGCAAAAAGACCAAGCTGCTCTAGCTGTCTTTGAGTCAGTCTTTCCTAACAAGAAGATCGTGATGATCAACCCAGAAAACATCAACGCCGGTGGTGGCGGCATGCATTGCATCGTTCAGCAGCAAGCTGTCGTTGATGAAGCGATCACTAAATAA
- a CDS encoding ComEC/Rec2 family competence protein: MAPTAVYLCCAFAIAGFFLASQSPLPVGWVFAGLVWAAIAIAGYPLLPRSGQRRFSFRIWLWAAIALYAAGFWFYLRLPTPSATDISRWADQGSGVLVGTISDRPRLQAQGQSFTLTAQTWSPNPSETALKLPPSQGLQGQVAVRLTAVAEGLQPGQTVVLEGELRSLQAPRNPAGFDRQRYLQRQSIFSEFRGQLLKEDNPPLWSLEPVRRRILAAFRQGLGSDQGSALAALSFGNGLARLPGTLPEDFLRCGLAHATAASGFQVALLLGLTLACCRSLSPRWQAAIGTLTLISFLGIAGSSASLLRAFLMGEVQLWALLRQRSPQTLPTLLLVATALLLWQPLWIEDLGFQFSFLATLGLVVSVQPITDRLDWLPPRLAVLIAVPLAATIWTLPLQLHAFGTLSPYAIPANVLVTPLLAILGIGGVWAGLLSLVWLPLGSVAAWLLGAPLWLLISIVSAIANLPGATWATGQIAMVVVLLCYLSYALLLTWPRLRRRWRSLAVALIAIVLLPGLAQAATQQEILFLSSDGPLAVVRDRGQVGLVCGASDRSLRWDLQPYLEQQGINQLDWVLQLSDRCTVQDQWPIRQIFSSQSLQPGQAIQWPNLKLQWLSRTPNLWQLSWQGEQWLWLFQRGSDRWSLRDLPPLPSQAWLWSESDRLPRGWLPSIQIKGWISGSTAPTSLQSSDASTRQPDGRTRHQAWRWTPNGSLQSAIAQTSRPGLL, from the coding sequence ATGGCGCCCACGGCAGTCTATCTCTGCTGTGCTTTCGCGATCGCGGGTTTCTTCCTCGCCAGTCAGTCACCATTGCCGGTTGGCTGGGTCTTTGCCGGCCTAGTCTGGGCAGCAATCGCGATCGCAGGCTATCCGCTTTTACCGCGATCGGGGCAGCGACGGTTCTCGTTCCGCATCTGGCTTTGGGCGGCGATCGCGCTTTACGCCGCCGGCTTTTGGTTTTACCTACGCTTACCGACACCGAGTGCAACAGACATCAGCCGCTGGGCTGATCAAGGGTCAGGCGTTTTAGTCGGAACTATCAGCGATCGCCCCCGCCTGCAAGCCCAAGGCCAATCCTTCACACTGACGGCCCAAACTTGGTCGCCCAATCCTTCTGAAACAGCCCTGAAACTCCCTCCAAGTCAGGGACTTCAAGGGCAGGTCGCAGTTCGCTTAACTGCCGTGGCAGAGGGGCTACAGCCCGGGCAAACAGTTGTTCTCGAAGGAGAGCTGCGATCGCTGCAAGCGCCACGCAATCCTGCTGGTTTCGATCGCCAGCGCTACCTGCAGCGCCAATCAATTTTCAGTGAATTTCGAGGACAACTACTCAAGGAAGACAATCCGCCGCTCTGGAGCCTCGAGCCGGTGCGTCGCCGCATCTTGGCTGCCTTCCGACAAGGCTTAGGTTCCGATCAAGGTTCAGCCCTAGCCGCCCTGAGCTTTGGCAATGGCTTAGCCCGACTCCCGGGGACGCTCCCCGAAGATTTCCTGCGCTGTGGCTTGGCCCATGCGACGGCTGCCTCCGGCTTTCAGGTTGCCTTGCTGCTGGGGTTGACCCTAGCTTGCTGCCGTAGCCTCTCGCCTCGTTGGCAAGCCGCGATCGGCACTCTCACCCTGATTAGTTTTCTGGGTATTGCGGGCAGTTCTGCATCGCTGTTGCGGGCGTTCCTGATGGGCGAAGTCCAGCTCTGGGCACTGCTACGCCAGCGATCGCCCCAGACGCTCCCGACCCTGCTTTTGGTGGCAACTGCGCTGCTGCTCTGGCAACCGCTCTGGATTGAAGACCTAGGCTTTCAGTTCAGCTTTTTGGCAACCTTGGGGCTAGTCGTCAGTGTGCAACCGATTACCGATCGCTTGGACTGGCTACCGCCTCGACTGGCGGTCCTGATTGCCGTGCCACTAGCTGCCACAATCTGGACGCTACCGCTGCAACTGCACGCCTTTGGCACCCTCTCTCCCTACGCAATTCCGGCCAATGTGCTGGTGACACCACTCTTAGCAATTTTGGGGATTGGTGGCGTTTGGGCTGGTCTACTCTCGCTGGTTTGGCTGCCCCTTGGGAGTGTTGCAGCTTGGCTGCTTGGTGCACCACTCTGGCTCCTGATCAGCATCGTGAGTGCGATCGCCAATCTACCCGGAGCAACTTGGGCAACTGGACAGATTGCGATGGTCGTCGTGCTGCTCTGCTATCTCAGCTATGCGCTGCTGCTGACTTGGCCCCGACTGCGCCGCCGTTGGCGATCGCTGGCAGTGGCGTTGATTGCGATCGTCTTGCTGCCAGGACTGGCCCAAGCAGCGACCCAGCAGGAAATTCTGTTTTTGAGCAGTGATGGGCCGCTCGCTGTTGTGCGCGATCGCGGTCAGGTGGGCTTGGTCTGTGGAGCCAGCGATCGCAGCTTACGTTGGGATCTCCAGCCTTACCTAGAACAACAGGGCATCAATCAACTGGACTGGGTCCTGCAGCTCAGCGATCGCTGTACCGTTCAGGATCAATGGCCGATTCGCCAAATTTTCAGTTCGCAAAGTCTGCAACCGGGACAAGCAATTCAGTGGCCCAACCTGAAATTACAGTGGCTCAGCCGTACGCCGAATCTCTGGCAACTGAGCTGGCAGGGCGAGCAGTGGCTCTGGCTGTTTCAACGCGGTAGCGATCGTTGGAGCCTGCGCGATCTGCCTCCATTACCCTCCCAAGCTTGGCTCTGGTCAGAAAGCGATCGCCTCCCTCGGGGCTGGCTACCGTCAATTCAAATCAAAGGATGGATCAGTGGCAGTACGGCTCCCACCAGTCTGCAATCCAGTGACGCCAGCACGCGACAACCCGATGGCCGCACTCGCCATCAAGCCTGGCGCTGGACTCCCAATGGCTCCCTACAATCCGCGATCGCTCAAACTTCTCGCCCGGGATTGCTTTGA
- the glyQ gene encoding glycine--tRNA ligase subunit alpha: MNFQSVIATLNQFWADRGCLIAQPYDTEKGAGTMNPHTFLRAIGPEPWAVAYVEPCRRPTDGRYGENPNRYQHYYQYQVLIKPSPEGIQETYLDSLRALGIHPEEHDIRFVEDNWESPTLGAWGVGWEVWLDGMEVTQFTYFQQCGGIDCRPVSIEITYGLERLAMYLQNVEAFTEIQWTDHLSYGDVHLQGEIEQCTYNFEASTPELLFQLFGLYEQEATQLIEKGLVQPSLDYVLKCSHSFNLLDARGLISVTERTRYIGRIRNMARQVAKQYLEQREQLGFPLLQKVTA, translated from the coding sequence GTGAACTTTCAATCCGTCATTGCCACGCTCAACCAATTTTGGGCCGATCGCGGTTGCCTGATTGCCCAGCCCTACGACACCGAAAAAGGGGCTGGGACGATGAATCCGCATACCTTTCTGCGAGCGATCGGGCCAGAACCATGGGCTGTAGCTTATGTGGAGCCCTGTCGTCGTCCCACCGATGGCCGCTATGGTGAAAACCCCAACCGCTATCAGCACTACTACCAGTACCAAGTGCTGATCAAGCCGTCGCCGGAAGGCATTCAAGAGACCTATTTGGATTCGCTGCGGGCCTTGGGCATTCACCCTGAAGAGCACGATATTCGCTTTGTCGAAGACAACTGGGAGTCGCCAACGCTCGGGGCCTGGGGGGTTGGCTGGGAAGTTTGGCTGGATGGTATGGAGGTGACTCAGTTCACCTACTTCCAGCAGTGTGGTGGCATCGACTGTCGGCCTGTATCGATCGAGATCACCTACGGGCTGGAACGGCTGGCAATGTATTTGCAAAACGTCGAAGCCTTCACCGAAATCCAGTGGACTGATCACCTCAGCTATGGCGATGTCCATCTCCAGGGTGAGATCGAGCAATGCACCTATAATTTCGAAGCCTCGACCCCAGAACTCCTGTTCCAGTTGTTTGGGCTCTATGAGCAAGAAGCGACCCAACTGATTGAGAAGGGGCTGGTGCAACCGAGCTTGGACTACGTGCTCAAGTGCTCCCACAGCTTTAACCTGCTGGATGCTCGCGGTCTGATCTCCGTGACCGAGCGCACCCGCTACATCGGCCGGATTCGTAACATGGCCCGACAAGTGGCCAAGCAGTACCTTGAGCAGCGGGAACAGTTGGGCTTCCCCCTGCTGCAAAAAGTCACCGCATAG